The Streptomyces sp. CC0208 genome window below encodes:
- a CDS encoding LysR family transcriptional regulator gives MERPELPLPQLHAFVVLAEELHFGRAATRLGIAQPPLSQQIRRLEDKVGYALFSREPGNIGLTPAGRELLPAARHALTHLAEGLTAAREVGSGRAGRLRIGFAASLALTVLPGLLRTFRERFPAVDLDIQEMTTTPQLAALRERTIDIGLLREPPAHDAELGFKTVLTEPFVAVLPSSHPLAAQRTVRVEQLAECPFVLLPRAVGPPLYDQITNLCTAAGFTPQVTQRAVEWQTVCALVEAGLGVSLAPESIRRIRLKGVAFRGIEPGTARTRVAVAWRKNDSNPLVLRLLAALNQDPTDSP, from the coding sequence ATGGAGCGCCCTGAACTTCCCCTCCCGCAGCTGCACGCCTTCGTCGTGCTCGCCGAGGAACTCCACTTCGGCCGCGCCGCCACCCGCTTGGGCATCGCCCAGCCGCCGCTGAGCCAGCAGATCCGCCGCCTGGAAGACAAGGTCGGGTACGCGCTCTTCAGCCGCGAACCCGGGAATATCGGCCTCACCCCGGCGGGCCGGGAACTCCTGCCCGCTGCCCGGCATGCCCTTACCCACCTGGCAGAGGGCCTGACCGCAGCCAGAGAAGTCGGCAGCGGCAGGGCTGGCCGCCTGCGGATCGGCTTCGCCGCCTCCCTCGCCCTCACTGTCCTCCCCGGCCTGCTGCGCACCTTCCGGGAAAGGTTTCCCGCCGTGGACCTGGACATCCAGGAGATGACCACCACACCGCAACTGGCCGCTCTGCGCGAAAGGACGATCGACATCGGCCTGTTGCGCGAACCGCCCGCCCATGACGCGGAGCTCGGATTCAAGACCGTGTTGACCGAACCGTTCGTGGCCGTCCTGCCCTCCTCACACCCACTCGCAGCACAACGGACCGTCAGAGTCGAGCAGTTGGCAGAATGCCCCTTCGTGCTCCTGCCCCGCGCCGTCGGCCCGCCGCTGTACGACCAGATCACCAACCTGTGCACCGCTGCGGGCTTCACCCCCCAAGTGACCCAGCGTGCCGTGGAATGGCAGACCGTCTGCGCCTTGGTGGAAGCCGGCCTGGGCGTATCACTGGCCCCGGAGAGCATCCGCCGCATCCGCCTCAAGGGCGTCGCCTTCCGCGGGATCGAGCCCGGCACCGCGCGCACACGAGTCGCCGTCGCGTGGCGCAAGAATGATTCAAACCCCCTGGTCCTCCGCCTATTGGCAGCTCTCAATCAAGATCCGACGGACAGCCCCTAG
- a CDS encoding trypsin-like peptidase domain-containing protein gives MTGAENETPGGPPGGGVACDLLSAVAQILRPDGSVAGAGFLVAEGVVVTCAHVIEAAGGGPGAGAVLSFPHLEAAGGVEGAVLGDLWRAAEAGDVAFIRLRGGMPAGARPVPLGSAEGRGHGVRSYGFPAQAPPEGHFGYAVTGDLLPSTDGTGPHLQLTAANDLTTGFSGGPVMDEVTGLVIGMLTEITAPDRFERGQGIAYVTPTQVLREMLPELTEQDVCPYRGLEPFTAEHAHWFQGRAEAVRQVVTNLAQQRQLTLLLGPSGSGKSSLIQAGVLRALAEGELPGSDRWLPVLTRPRQDMLAEIERAGLPGASDEGIVAAVNRRLAVDPDYQRVLLVIDQFEELLVQTVNGRLRELLSVIDEVTTAADAYTKTTVILIMRDDFYPQLAALAPKLLEAAMPGLLNVPGTLSQEDLHDIIVLPARDVGLRFQPGLSERIIGDVLDITPEAAITRQAPVTVLPLLEMTLSQLWLRRQDGHLTHEAYRRIGGVSGSVTTWCDSALRELTPDQQLIARRALTSLVHPSDPSRNITAVRTQVPLDELRILAADPGRSGEKTVDAVIASLTRCRIITTHTLRVPQHPDAPAGEPVAELIHEALIRDWGALREWVQQDRRFQEWLDRTRERQAHWAEKKDPGDLLGRTALAEGLEWSRRRRLPAEIGAYLEASQARQQAAIRRTRRVVAVLAGLLVLALLAVGGAVWQWRTVLDERQAARSRELAAQSDDLIYTNPDLASLLAVQAYRTHHTSEAVESLRAAAALPRHRRLFGHTSEVKAVAFSRDGSTLASAGADGTVRLWDPSSGKPGRILRGHTGAVTALAFNRSGDTLATGSADKTIRLWDPATGKTRARHDGYTGSELSVAFSPEGDTLAVGDAKSVRLVDPATGDTRRTLPGARRLVAFSVDGRTLATGAAGRTARLWDPATGELRKTVTGFPDEVVSLTFSLDNHTLATIAKDSTIQLRNPATGKLRKTFDYGGFWLVYSPDGVTCVTGDGDVQLRDAATGASRETLAGHSGSVLGAAYSPNGRTLATAGGDGTVRLWDASARTDHGTFKDPTGAVTAVAFSPNGRTLATASDDNTARLWDTTTGRVRHKLTGHTGAVNAVAFSPNGRTLATASDDQTVRLWDTANGKFRRRLNMRMKEVYAVAFSPDGRTLATGGEDHSVRLWDPASGALRARLDKHSESVSVVAFSPDGHTLATGGADSAVWLWDVTRHKARRRISGHTGDVSGVVFSPDGHTLATTGDDGIIILSDPTTGKLRRAFSGDTGGEYALAYAPHSHTLAALGVKTVKLWDTDRSKFRALPGLPTRCSPWRSAPTAVPWRSVVRRFNCGASPRP, from the coding sequence ATGACCGGCGCGGAGAACGAGACTCCAGGTGGTCCGCCGGGGGGCGGCGTCGCATGCGATCTGCTCAGCGCCGTCGCCCAGATCCTGCGGCCGGACGGGTCGGTGGCCGGGGCGGGGTTTTTGGTCGCCGAGGGCGTCGTGGTCACCTGCGCGCACGTCATCGAGGCCGCCGGCGGCGGACCGGGGGCCGGTGCCGTGCTGTCCTTTCCCCATCTGGAGGCCGCAGGAGGCGTGGAGGGTGCAGTACTGGGCGACCTGTGGCGGGCCGCTGAGGCCGGGGACGTGGCGTTCATCCGGCTGAGGGGCGGTATGCCGGCCGGGGCGCGGCCGGTGCCGCTGGGCTCGGCGGAGGGCCGGGGCCATGGGGTGCGCTCGTACGGGTTCCCCGCTCAGGCCCCGCCGGAAGGACACTTCGGGTACGCCGTGACCGGCGACCTGCTGCCGAGCACGGACGGCACGGGCCCGCACCTTCAACTGACCGCCGCGAACGACCTCACCACCGGTTTCAGCGGCGGGCCTGTCATGGACGAGGTGACTGGCCTGGTCATCGGCATGCTTACGGAGATCACCGCACCGGACAGGTTCGAACGGGGGCAGGGCATCGCGTACGTCACGCCGACCCAGGTCCTCCGGGAGATGCTGCCGGAACTGACCGAGCAGGATGTGTGTCCGTACCGGGGACTGGAACCGTTCACCGCGGAGCACGCCCACTGGTTCCAGGGCAGGGCGGAGGCGGTACGGCAGGTCGTGACGAACCTCGCCCAGCAACGCCAGCTGACCCTGCTGCTGGGGCCGTCCGGTTCGGGCAAGTCATCGCTGATCCAGGCGGGTGTGCTGCGGGCGCTCGCGGAGGGAGAACTGCCGGGCAGCGACCGATGGCTGCCCGTCCTCACCCGGCCGAGGCAGGACATGCTCGCGGAGATCGAGCGGGCCGGGTTGCCGGGGGCGAGCGACGAGGGAATCGTCGCGGCGGTCAACCGACGGCTGGCTGTCGACCCCGATTATCAGCGCGTCCTGCTGGTCATCGACCAGTTCGAGGAACTACTGGTGCAGACGGTCAACGGCCGCCTGCGGGAGCTGCTGTCGGTCATCGACGAGGTGACGACGGCCGCCGACGCGTACACGAAGACCACCGTCATCCTGATCATGCGGGACGACTTCTATCCTCAACTGGCTGCGCTGGCACCGAAGTTGCTGGAAGCTGCTATGCCCGGACTCCTCAATGTGCCGGGCACCCTGAGCCAGGAGGACTTGCACGACATCATCGTGCTGCCCGCGCGAGACGTGGGACTCCGCTTCCAGCCGGGGCTGTCCGAACGGATCATCGGTGACGTCCTGGACATCACTCCGGAAGCGGCCATCACCCGCCAGGCGCCCGTCACCGTGCTGCCCCTCCTGGAAATGACGCTCAGCCAGCTGTGGCTGCGGAGACAGGACGGCCACCTCACGCACGAGGCGTACCGGCGCATCGGAGGAGTCAGCGGAAGCGTGACTACCTGGTGCGACAGCGCCCTGCGCGAACTGACCCCCGATCAACAACTCATCGCCCGGCGGGCATTGACCTCCCTGGTCCATCCCTCCGACCCCAGTCGCAACATCACGGCCGTACGGACCCAGGTTCCGCTGGACGAGCTCCGTATCCTCGCAGCGGACCCCGGACGCAGCGGGGAGAAAACGGTCGACGCGGTGATCGCCTCCCTGACCCGGTGTCGCATCATCACCACACACACGCTCCGTGTGCCGCAACACCCTGACGCGCCCGCCGGCGAGCCGGTGGCCGAACTGATCCACGAGGCGCTCATCCGCGACTGGGGCGCACTGCGGGAATGGGTCCAGCAGGACCGCCGCTTCCAGGAGTGGCTCGACCGCACGCGAGAGCGACAGGCCCACTGGGCCGAGAAGAAGGACCCCGGGGACCTGTTGGGCAGGACGGCGCTGGCGGAAGGGCTGGAGTGGTCGCGCAGGCGGCGGCTCCCGGCGGAGATCGGGGCGTATCTGGAGGCCAGCCAGGCGAGACAGCAAGCGGCGATACGCCGCACCAGGCGGGTGGTCGCGGTTCTGGCCGGTTTGCTGGTGCTGGCGTTGCTGGCTGTGGGAGGCGCCGTCTGGCAGTGGCGTACGGTCCTCGATGAGCGGCAGGCGGCACGGTCCCGCGAGCTTGCGGCACAGTCCGACGACCTCATCTACACGAACCCCGACCTGGCCTCGCTGCTGGCCGTGCAGGCCTACCGCACCCATCACACCTCGGAGGCCGTCGAGAGTCTGCGGGCCGCCGCGGCCCTCCCGAGGCACCGTCGCTTGTTCGGGCACACGAGCGAGGTGAAGGCGGTGGCCTTCAGCCGCGACGGCAGCACACTGGCCTCCGCCGGCGCGGACGGGACGGTACGCCTGTGGGACCCGTCATCCGGCAAGCCCGGGCGGATCCTCCGGGGACACACCGGCGCGGTGACAGCGCTGGCCTTCAATCGGTCCGGTGACACTCTGGCGACCGGCAGTGCGGACAAGACCATACGCCTGTGGGACCCGGCGACGGGCAAGACCCGCGCCAGACACGACGGATACACGGGCAGCGAACTCTCGGTCGCCTTCAGTCCGGAAGGCGACACACTGGCGGTCGGTGACGCCAAGAGCGTGCGGCTGGTCGACCCGGCCACGGGCGACACCCGAAGGACGCTCCCAGGGGCGAGGCGCCTGGTTGCCTTCAGCGTCGACGGCCGCACTCTCGCCACCGGCGCCGCAGGCCGGACAGCGCGCCTGTGGGACCCGGCCACGGGCGAACTACGCAAAACGGTCACCGGATTCCCGGACGAGGTGGTGTCGCTGACGTTCAGCCTTGACAACCACACGCTCGCCACCATCGCCAAGGACAGCACCATTCAGTTGAGGAACCCGGCCACCGGCAAGCTCCGAAAGACCTTCGACTACGGAGGGTTTTGGCTGGTCTACAGCCCGGACGGCGTCACTTGCGTCACTGGCGACGGTGACGTGCAGCTGCGCGACGCGGCCACCGGCGCATCGCGCGAGACTCTCGCCGGACACTCCGGCAGCGTCCTGGGCGCGGCGTACAGTCCGAACGGCCGCACCCTCGCCACCGCCGGCGGCGACGGAACGGTACGTCTGTGGGACGCGTCGGCGCGAACCGACCACGGCACCTTCAAGGACCCCACCGGTGCGGTAACCGCGGTGGCGTTCAGTCCGAACGGCCGCACCCTCGCCACCGCCAGCGACGACAACACGGCACGCCTGTGGGACACGACGACCGGAAGGGTCCGTCACAAGCTCACTGGACACACCGGTGCGGTAAACGCGGTGGCGTTCAGTCCGAACGGCCGCACCCTCGCCACCGCCAGCGACGACCAGACCGTCCGCCTGTGGGACACGGCCAACGGAAAGTTCCGCAGAAGACTCAATATGCGTATGAAAGAGGTGTACGCGGTGGCGTTCAGCCCCGACGGCCGCACCCTGGCGACCGGCGGTGAGGACCACAGCGTGCGCCTGTGGGATCCGGCCTCCGGCGCACTGCGTGCTCGCCTCGACAAACACAGCGAATCGGTGTCGGTGGTTGCTTTCAGCCCTGATGGCCACACCCTCGCCACAGGAGGCGCCGACTCTGCCGTGTGGCTCTGGGACGTCACCCGTCACAAGGCCCGCAGAAGAATCAGCGGACATACCGGCGACGTGAGCGGCGTGGTATTCAGCCCCGACGGTCATACCCTCGCCACGACCGGAGACGACGGAATCATCATTCTCTCGGACCCGACCACCGGCAAGCTGCGCCGCGCCTTCAGCGGAGACACCGGCGGAGAATACGCGCTGGCATACGCCCCCCACAGCCACACTCTCGCCGCCCTCGGTGTTAAGACTGTGAAGCTGTGGGACACCGATCGGAGCAAGTTCCGCGCCCTCCCCGGGCTGCCGACGAGATGCAGTCCATGGCGTTCAGCCCCGACGGCCGTACCCTGGCGGTCGGTGGTCCGACGGTTCAACTGTGGAGCGTCACCACGTCCCTGA
- a CDS encoding alpha/beta fold hydrolase, producing the protein MQNLPTFVFVHGAFANSFSFAPLQAELALLGHRSAAVDLPGHGFEATFPAAYQAPQNLDALAAEPGSIKGVTLADNAARVIECLEQAKQNGPTILVAHSRGGITATAVANARPELIDRIVYVSAWCPVDLDVSDYYAQPEMADLDAGAFAATLVGNPAELGLLRTNFRTAEPAALAAFKRAFAADLTDDEFRAFLNTFQPDENLDAGTSADRAQATTWGRIPKTYVRLAADASIPPAMQDRMIREADELTPDNPFDVRTLEGSHLQWLVHPKPAAELLANLAAR; encoded by the coding sequence ATGCAGAATCTGCCGACCTTCGTTTTTGTTCATGGGGCCTTCGCGAATTCGTTCTCGTTCGCGCCACTGCAGGCCGAGCTCGCCTTACTCGGGCATCGCTCGGCCGCGGTCGACCTTCCCGGACACGGATTCGAGGCGACCTTCCCCGCGGCCTACCAGGCTCCCCAAAACCTCGACGCACTCGCCGCAGAACCGGGGAGCATCAAGGGAGTCACGCTCGCCGACAACGCCGCCCGCGTGATCGAATGCCTCGAACAGGCCAAGCAGAACGGGCCCACCATCCTCGTCGCCCACAGCAGGGGCGGCATCACGGCCACCGCCGTCGCCAACGCCCGGCCCGAGCTGATCGACCGGATCGTTTACGTCTCCGCCTGGTGCCCCGTCGATCTGGACGTGAGCGACTACTACGCCCAGCCGGAGATGGCGGACCTCGACGCGGGAGCCTTCGCTGCCACGCTCGTCGGAAACCCGGCCGAACTCGGTCTGCTCCGCACCAACTTCCGTACCGCCGAGCCAGCGGCACTCGCCGCATTCAAGCGAGCGTTCGCCGCCGACCTCACCGATGACGAGTTCCGAGCCTTCCTGAACACCTTCCAGCCCGATGAGAACCTCGACGCCGGTACATCCGCCGACCGGGCCCAGGCCACGACCTGGGGCCGGATACCCAAGACCTATGTGCGCCTGGCCGCCGATGCCAGCATTCCGCCCGCCATGCAGGACCGCATGATTCGCGAAGCCGACGAGCTCACACCAGACAACCCCTTCGACGTCCGGACACTCGAGGGGAGCCACCTGCAATGGCTCGTCCACCCGAAGCCCGCCGCCGAGCTGCTCGCAAACCTCGCGGCGCGCTGA
- a CDS encoding RidA family protein — MTERRSILSGSTFEEQIGYARAVVDGDWVHVSGTTGFDYTTMTISDNVVEQAEQCLRNIEAALTEAECTFADVVRVRYLLPDRADFEPCWPVLRRAFGEVRPTATMLVCGLANPRMKIEIEVYARRITA; from the coding sequence ATGACAGAGCGACGTTCCATCCTCAGCGGCTCGACCTTCGAGGAGCAGATCGGCTACGCCCGCGCCGTGGTCGACGGTGACTGGGTTCATGTGTCCGGGACGACCGGGTTCGACTACACCACCATGACGATTTCGGACAACGTGGTGGAGCAGGCCGAGCAGTGCCTGCGCAACATCGAGGCCGCCTTGACCGAAGCGGAGTGCACTTTCGCTGACGTGGTGCGGGTGCGCTATCTGCTGCCCGACCGGGCCGACTTCGAGCCCTGCTGGCCGGTGCTGCGTCGCGCCTTCGGAGAGGTCCGGCCGACCGCCACCATGCTCGTGTGCGGCCTCGCCAATCCCCGCATGAAGATCGAGATCGAGGTGTACGCCCGGCGGATCACCGCGTAA
- a CDS encoding FAD-dependent monooxygenase codes for MLLDRLRALGGDVYRPYEVASVVQDEEGVTLTMTTGETLRAAYAVGGDGMHSTVREAAGIGFTGNTYAESFVLADVVMDWSPGPSEVSLTFGTRGLTVVAPLPGGHYRAVATVDDAPTTPDLAFVQHLPDERAPGQAQVTDLAWSSRFRVHHRVADRYRAGRLLLAGDAAHVHSPAGGQGMNTGIQDGYALGRAIASGRLVGYEARRRPVAQRVVAFTHRMTRVAAARNPMTRAARNTLLPLVGHTALPKKLATELAELNYR; via the coding sequence GTGCTGCTGGACCGGCTGCGGGCGCTCGGCGGCGATGTGTACCGCCCCTACGAGGTCGCCTCCGTCGTCCAGGACGAGGAGGGCGTGACGCTCACCATGACCACCGGCGAGACGCTGCGCGCCGCGTACGCCGTCGGCGGCGACGGGATGCACAGCACCGTGCGCGAAGCGGCGGGCATCGGTTTCACCGGCAACACCTACGCCGAGTCCTTCGTCCTCGCCGACGTCGTGATGGACTGGTCCCCGGGCCCCAGCGAGGTCTCGCTCACCTTCGGCACCAGGGGCCTCACCGTGGTTGCCCCGCTCCCCGGGGGTCACTACCGGGCGGTCGCCACCGTGGACGACGCACCCACCACGCCGGATCTCGCCTTCGTGCAGCATCTGCCCGACGAGCGCGCCCCCGGCCAGGCCCAGGTCACCGACCTGGCATGGTCGTCACGGTTCCGGGTGCACCACCGAGTCGCCGACCGCTACCGCGCCGGCCGCCTGCTGCTGGCCGGCGACGCCGCCCATGTCCACAGCCCCGCTGGCGGCCAGGGAATGAACACCGGCATCCAGGACGGCTACGCCCTCGGCCGGGCCATCGCGTCTGGGCGCCTTGTCGGCTACGAGGCACGACGCCGCCCCGTCGCGCAGCGCGTGGTCGCCTTCACCCACCGGATGACCCGCGTGGCCGCCGCGCGCAACCCGATGACCCGAGCGGCACGCAACACCCTGCTCCCCCTCGTCGGCCACACGGCTCTGCCGAAGAAGCTCGCCACCGAGCTTGCCGAGCTCAACTACCGGTAG
- a CDS encoding CU044_2847 family protein, producing the protein MVTPLTRIPLDSGGSVLVEQPAAAWDGPVKAGRIGDAVHELPVTLQRSLEPITEAARATLDQLRKARPDEITIEFGVDLAVEAGAVITKSQAGCHLKVTVSWRSDGSS; encoded by the coding sequence ATGGTGACTCCTCTGACCCGGATTCCGCTGGACAGCGGCGGCTCCGTTCTGGTCGAGCAGCCGGCGGCCGCGTGGGACGGGCCGGTCAAGGCCGGCCGCATTGGCGACGCGGTGCACGAACTCCCGGTGACCCTGCAAAGGTCGCTGGAGCCGATCACGGAGGCTGCCCGCGCCACCCTCGACCAGCTGCGCAAGGCCCGACCCGACGAGATCACCATCGAGTTCGGCGTCGACCTCGCGGTGGAGGCGGGGGCCGTGATCACCAAGAGCCAGGCCGGTTGCCATCTGAAGGTGACCGTGTCCTGGAGGAGCGACGGCTCCTCATGA
- a CDS encoding NAD(P)H-dependent glycerol-3-phosphate dehydrogenase, with product MSQHPARAAVFSAGSWGTAAATILADAGTSVVLHARRATIADAINTGHRNPDYFPDVELPASLTATTDPAAALEGAEYMVLSVPAQSLRQCLTAWTPHIGPETLIVSLMKGIETHSHLRASEIIREVTGVGAERVAVLSGPNLAREIMARQPAAATIACADEDAARRFQAACHTPYFRPYTSTDVIGCEMGGALKNVIALAVGIASGLGLGDNATALIMTRGLAESIRLATAIGAQPTTLAGLSGMGDLVATCSSPLSRNRTFGTYLGAGLSVDEAAAATKQTTEGVKSAEAILDLARTHDVDMPIAAVVTAVLTGKTTLDETVAALMQRPPKPE from the coding sequence GTGAGCCAGCACCCCGCCCGTGCGGCGGTGTTCTCCGCCGGCTCCTGGGGCACCGCCGCGGCGACGATCCTCGCGGACGCCGGCACCAGTGTCGTCCTGCACGCCCGCCGCGCCACGATCGCCGACGCGATCAACACCGGCCACCGCAACCCGGACTACTTCCCGGACGTCGAGTTGCCCGCCTCGCTGACCGCGACGACCGATCCGGCGGCTGCACTGGAGGGGGCCGAGTACATGGTCCTGTCCGTGCCCGCGCAGTCCCTGCGCCAGTGCCTGACCGCATGGACGCCCCACATCGGCCCCGAGACGCTGATCGTCTCCCTGATGAAGGGCATCGAGACCCACAGTCATCTGCGGGCCAGCGAGATCATCCGCGAGGTGACCGGCGTCGGTGCAGAGCGGGTCGCGGTGCTGTCCGGGCCGAATCTGGCGCGGGAGATCATGGCCCGCCAGCCTGCGGCCGCCACCATCGCCTGCGCCGACGAAGACGCCGCTCGCCGTTTCCAGGCCGCCTGCCACACCCCGTACTTCCGCCCCTACACCTCCACCGACGTGATCGGCTGCGAGATGGGCGGCGCGCTCAAGAACGTCATCGCCTTGGCCGTCGGCATCGCCTCCGGCCTGGGCCTCGGCGACAACGCCACGGCGCTGATCATGACGAGGGGGCTGGCGGAGAGCATCCGGCTGGCCACCGCGATAGGCGCCCAGCCCACCACCCTGGCCGGTCTGTCCGGCATGGGGGACCTGGTCGCCACCTGCTCCTCCCCGCTCTCGCGCAACCGCACCTTCGGCACCTACCTCGGCGCGGGCCTGAGCGTCGACGAGGCCGCCGCAGCGACGAAGCAGACCACCGAAGGCGTCAAGAGCGCGGAGGCGATCCTCGACCTCGCCCGCACCCACGACGTCGACATGCCGATCGCGGCCGTGGTCACCGCCGTCCTCACCGGCAAGACCACCCTCGACGAAACCGTCGCCGCCCTCATGCAGCGGCCTCCCAAGCCCGAATAA